One segment of Ipomoea triloba cultivar NCNSP0323 chromosome 12, ASM357664v1 DNA contains the following:
- the LOC116000269 gene encoding beta-adaptin-like protein C has protein sequence MSGHDSKYFSTTKKGEIPELKEELNSQYKDKRKDAVKKVIAAMTVGKDVSSLFTDVVNCMQTENLELKKLVYLYLINYAKSQPDLAILAVNTFVKDSQDPNPLIRALAVRTMGCIRVDKITEYLCDPLQRCLKDDDPYVRKTAAICVAKLYDINAELVEDRGFLEALKDLISDNNPMVVANAVAALAEIQESSSKPIFEITSHTLSKLLTALNECTEWGQVFILDALSKYKAADAREAENIVERVTPRLQHANCAVVLSAVKMILQQMELITSADVVRNLCKKMAPPLVTLLSAEPEIQYVALRNINLIVQKRPTILAHEIKVFFCKYNDPIYVKMEKLEIMIKLASDRNIDQVLLEFKEYATEVDVEFVRKAVRAIGRCAIKLERAAERCISVLLELIKIKVNYVVQEAIIVIKDIFRRYPNTYESIIATLCESLDTLDEPEAKASMIWIIGEYAERIDNADELLENFLESFPEEPPQVQLQLLTATVKLFLKKPTEGPQQMIQVVLNNATVETDNPDLRDRAYIYWRLLSTDPEAAKDVVLAEKPVISDDSNQLDPSLLDDLLANIATLSSVYHKPPDVFVTRVKTIQKAEDDEYPEGSEAGYSESSAHSVDSRASSASSSSNAPHPATRQLTTKAAAPLALPDLLDLGLESSNSAIVSVDEPAMPTGPPLPVVLPASTGQGLQISAQLTRRDGQIFYSMLFENNSQIPLDGFMIQFNKNTFGLAAAGPLQVSQLQPGASASTLLPMVLFQNISPGPPSTLLQVAVKNNQQPVWYFNDKILLHVLYSEDGKMERSTFLETWKSLPDSNEISKDFPEVVINSAQATLDRLATYNMFFIAKRKNSNQDVLYLSAKIPRGVSFLIELTATIGSPGLKCAIKTPNPEMAPLFFESFEPLLKS, from the exons ATGAGCGGCCACGATTCGAAATACTTCTCTACCACGAAGAAGGGTGAGATCCCCGAGCTCAAGGAAGAACTCAATTCTCAGTACAAG GATAAAAGAAAAGATGCTGTCAAAAAGGTGATTGCTGCTATGACCGTTGGCAAGGATGTTTCATCTCTATTCACAGATGTTGTGAATTGTATGCAAACAGAAAATTTGGAGCTCAAGAAGCTAGTTTACTTATATCTTATCAATTATGCTAAAAGCCAGCCTGACCTTGCAATACTTGCTGTAAATACATTCGTGAAG GATTCTCAGGACCCAAATCCTCTCATTCGTGCTTTGGCTGTACGGACAATGGGATGCATTCGTGTTGACAAAATCACTGAATATTTATGTGATCCCCTTCAGCGGTGTCTCAAG GATGATGACCCTTATGTTCGAAAGACAGCAGCTATATGTGTTGCTAAACTTTATGACATAAATGCTGAGCTTGTTGAGGATAGAGGCTTTCTGGAAGCTCTCAAGGACCTCATATCTGACAACAATCCTATGGTTGTTGCAAATGCTGTTGCAGCGCTTGCAGAAATTCAAGAGAGCAGTAGCAAACCCATCTTTGAGATCACCAGCCACACACTATCAAAGCTTCTGACTGCTCTAAATGAATGCACTGA GTGGGGTCAAGTGTTTATATTGGATGCACTTTCCAAGTACAAAGCAGCTGATGCCCGTGAAGCTGAAAACATAGTGGAAAGAGTCACTCCACGACTACAGCATGCAAATTGTGCAGTTGTGCTTTCAGCCGTTAAG ATGATTCTTCAACAGATGGAACTCATCACCAGCGCTGATGTTGTTCGAAATCTTTGTAAAAAAATGGCTCCTCCTCTTGTGACATTGCTTTCTGCAGAACCTGAGATTCAGTATGTTGCATTAAGAAATATAAACCTCATAGTACAAAAGCGGCCTACAATTCTTGCCCATGAAATTAAG GTGTTCTTTTGCAAGTACAATGATCCTATTTATGTGAAGATGGAAAAGTTAGAAATCATGATAAAGCTTGCATCAGACCGAAATATAGACCAG GTTCTCTTGGAGTTCAAGGAATATGCTACTGAAGTAGATGTTGAGTTTGTCAGGAAAGCTGTCCGTGCTATTGGACGCTGTGCCATCAAATTAGAGAGAGCTGCTGAGCGTTGTATTAGTGTCTTACTTGAgttgattaaaattaaagttaactATGTTGTTCAGGAAGCTATTATAGTAATCAAAGACATCTTCAGAAGATATCCTAATAC aTATGAGTCCATCATTGCCACACTTTGTGAGAGTTTGGACACTTTGGATGAGCCAGAGGCAAAG GCATCAATGATCTGGATTATTGGTGAATATGCTGAGAGAATTGACAATGCAGATGAACTCCTTGAGAACTTTTTAGAGAGTTTCCCTGAGGAACCTCCACAAGTCCAGTTGCAGTTATTGACAGCAACAGTCAAACTATTCCTTAAGAAGCCAACTGAAGGCCCGCAACAGATGATTCAG GTTGTCCTGAACAATGCCACTGTGGAGACAGACAATCCAGATTTGCGAGATCGTGCATACATATATTGGCGTCTTCTTTCTACTGATCCTGAG GCTGCAAAGGATGTTGTGTTAGCTGAAAAGCCAGTGATCAGTGATGATTCAAATCAACTTGACCCTTCTCTCCTTGATGACCTTCTTGCGAATATTGCTACTTTATCTTCTGTCTATCATAAGCCTCCAGATGTATTTGTTACTCGTGTGAAGACCATCCAGAAAGCAGAGGATGATGAGTATCCTGAGGGGTCTGAAGCAGGGTATTCTGAATCGTCTGCTCATTCAGTTGATAGTCGTGCTTCATCTGCATCTTCTTCAAGTAATGCTCCTCATCCTGCCACAAGACAGTTGACTACCAAAGCTGCAGCTCCATTAGCCTTGCCTGACTTGCTTGACTTGGGATTGGAAAGTAGCAACAGTGCTATTGTGTCTGTTGATGAGCCTGCAATGCCAACTGG ACCCCCTTTGCCTGTTGTATTACCAGCATCTACTGGTCAAGGTTTACAAATCAGTGCGCAGCTGACGCGTAGAGATGGCCAGATCTTTTACAGCATGTTGTTTGAGAACAACTCCCAGATTCCACTAGATGGATTCATGATTCAGTTCAATAAGAATACATTTGGGCTTGCTGCTGCTGGACCACTCCAG GTATCTCAATTGCAACCAGGGGCATCTGCAAGTACTCTGTTGCCCATGGTTTTGTTCCAAAACATTTCTCCAGGTCCTCCAAGCACCCTTTTGCAGGTTGCTGTGAAAAATAATCAACAGCCAGTGTGGTACTTCAATGATAAGATCTTGTTGCATGTATTATATTCCGAGGATGGCAAGATGGAGCGTTCCACTTTTCTTGAG ACATGGAAGTCATTGCCTGATTCAAATGAGATATCAAAGGACTTCCCTGAGGTGGTCATAAACAGTGCGCAGGCCACCCTTGACCGATTAGCCACATACAACATGTTTTTCATTGCCAAGCGGAAGAATTCTAACCAAGACGTGTTGTATCTTTCAGCGAAGATTCCTCGAGGAGTTTCTTTCTTGATTGAGCTCACAGCCACCATTGGAAGTCCTGGTCTCAAGTGTGCAATCAAGACTCCTAACCCTGAAATGGCTCCTCTTTTCTTCGAATCTTTCGAGCCTCTACTCAAGAGCTGA